Below is a genomic region from Nostoc sp. C052.
ACTTAGATATTCAAGTCACCCAAAATGCTGTTCACGATACGAGCGCAAGTCAAACTAAAACCGAAAACAATGGCACTACAGAAGTGAATTCTACTATGTGGGTTCCAACGTGTAATTCTCTATCTGCTAAGGTTCAAAATACTAATGTCACCGCAGATTATAAAGACGGTATTTTGACACTGCCAAAAACTGAACAGAAAAGAACAAAGTTGTCAGGTAATTTAGAACAGCCTGCTGCATAGTCTGAAAACCTCCAATGATTGATTGAATAGCTAAAGCTTGGTTGCGGGATGACCAACTCTTTTTATGCGATGTCTACGACGGGCTATGCCTACGCTGTTGATTTTCCTCTAAGAATGGT
It encodes:
- a CDS encoding Hsp20/alpha crystallin family protein; translated protein: MALVRYSLAELNALNVTLMACLETPEYHLRGLTEILSKFLRLKLQETDDALHLKLELPGLEAKDLDIQVTQNAVHDTSASQTKTENNGTTEVNSTMWVPTCNSLSAKVQNTNVTADYKDGILTLPKTEQKRTKLSGNLEQPAA